A single region of the Xylanivirga thermophila genome encodes:
- a CDS encoding head maturation protease, ClpP-related, with protein MKKFWNWVRDSDEGRTLYLNGVISEETWWGDEVTPKMFKDELLAGTGDITVWINSPGGDVFAAAQIYNMLMDYTGKVTVKIDGLAASAASVIAMAGGDVYMSPVSMIMIHNPSTIAIGDSEEMLRAKALLDEVKESIINAYELKTGLSRTKLSHLMDAESWMNANKAIELGFTDKIMFMENETPDLADSLIFSRMAVTNSLISKLPKKQKQKTGTPIESLDKRLSLISH; from the coding sequence ATGAAGAAGTTCTGGAATTGGGTGCGAGATTCTGATGAAGGGCGCACTCTCTATTTAAATGGAGTGATATCCGAAGAAACGTGGTGGGGTGATGAGGTCACACCTAAGATGTTCAAAGATGAACTGCTGGCTGGCACTGGTGATATTACAGTGTGGATTAACTCTCCTGGCGGGGATGTGTTTGCAGCAGCTCAGATTTACAACATGCTTATGGACTATACAGGAAAGGTCACTGTAAAAATTGACGGGCTTGCGGCAAGTGCAGCTTCTGTTATTGCAATGGCGGGTGGAGATGTATATATGTCGCCGGTATCCATGATTATGATTCATAACCCTTCGACCATTGCCATCGGTGATAGCGAGGAAATGCTGCGAGCTAAAGCTCTATTAGATGAGGTTAAGGAAAGTATTATTAATGCCTATGAGTTAAAGACCGGTCTTTCCCGAACAAAGCTTTCTCATCTGATGGATGCAGAGTCATGGATGAATGCAAATAAAGCCATCGAACTGGGTTTTACAGATAAGATCATGTTTATGGAAAATGAAACACCGGATTTGGCAGATAGCCTTATCTTTAGCAGGATGGCGGTTACTAACTCACTTATTAGCAAACTACCCAAAAAACAAAAACAAAAGACAGGTACACCTATAGAGTCGCTGGATAAGCGGCTTTCTTTAATTTCTCACTAA
- a CDS encoding phage portal protein: protein MRLFSNIFKARDKPQNRVGSAFSFLFGGTSSGKTVNERTAMQATAVYACVRILAEAIAGLPLHVYRYRSDGGKEKIPFHPLYYLLHDEPNPEMTSFVFRETLMSHLLLWGNAYAQIVRNGRGQAIALYPLLPNKMEVSRASNGELVYTYYRDTDESGLNPKGGYVTLRKDDVLHIPGLGFDGLIGYSPIAMAKNAIGMSLATEEYGAAFFANGANPGGVLEHPGVIKDIQRVKDSWNSAYQGTAKAHKIAVLEEGMKFQAIGIPPEQAQFLETRKFQINEIARIFRVPPHMVGDLEKSSFSNIEQQSLEFVKYTLDPWVVRWEQSLQQSLILPSEKTSVFIKFNLDGLLRGDYQSRMNGYAIGRQNGWMSANDIRELEDMNRIPAEEGGDLYLVNGNMTKLADAGAFAKTEGGQ from the coding sequence ATGAGATTATTTTCGAATATTTTTAAAGCTCGCGACAAACCGCAAAACCGTGTGGGTAGCGCATTTTCCTTCCTATTCGGCGGTACATCATCTGGCAAAACAGTAAATGAGCGTACTGCAATGCAAGCAACAGCGGTGTATGCCTGCGTAAGAATACTAGCTGAAGCTATTGCTGGACTGCCACTACATGTATATAGATATCGTTCTGATGGAGGTAAAGAAAAGATTCCTTTCCACCCTTTGTATTACCTTCTTCATGATGAACCAAATCCAGAGATGACTTCATTTGTGTTTCGAGAAACACTGATGAGTCATCTTTTACTTTGGGGTAATGCTTATGCACAGATAGTTCGAAATGGTCGTGGCCAGGCAATTGCGCTTTATCCCCTACTTCCTAACAAGATGGAAGTAAGTCGAGCATCAAATGGTGAGCTGGTTTATACCTACTACCGGGATACAGACGAAAGTGGCCTGAATCCAAAGGGTGGCTATGTCACACTTCGCAAAGATGATGTACTTCACATACCAGGCTTAGGCTTTGATGGACTCATTGGCTATAGCCCTATTGCTATGGCGAAAAATGCAATCGGTATGTCACTTGCTACCGAAGAATACGGTGCGGCATTCTTTGCTAATGGAGCCAATCCCGGCGGTGTGCTGGAGCACCCGGGAGTAATTAAAGACATACAGAGAGTCAAGGACAGCTGGAATAGTGCTTACCAAGGCACAGCTAAGGCACATAAAATCGCTGTATTGGAAGAGGGCATGAAGTTTCAAGCCATCGGTATACCTCCAGAACAGGCTCAGTTTTTAGAAACACGGAAATTTCAAATCAATGAGATTGCAAGGATTTTCCGTGTGCCTCCCCATATGGTGGGAGATCTTGAGAAATCTAGCTTCTCCAATATCGAGCAGCAGTCTTTGGAGTTTGTAAAATACACTCTCGATCCGTGGGTGGTGAGATGGGAGCAAAGTCTCCAGCAATCGCTTATTTTGCCTTCTGAGAAAACATCAGTATTCATCAAGTTCAACTTAGATGGTCTGCTTCGCGGCGATTATCAAAGCCGAATGAATGGCTATGCTATTGGGCGACAAAATGGCTGGATGTCAGCTAATGATATCCGTGAATTGGAGGACATGAACCGTATCCCAGCTGAGGAAGGTGGCGATTTATATCTGGTTAACGGAAATATGACGAAATTGGCTGACGCAGGAGCGTTTGCCAAAACCGAAGGAGGTCAGTAA
- a CDS encoding terminase large subunit, whose translation MRKLKKYKPTAFIADGSYYDKDAADYAVAFIEALSHTKGLWAGKPFELIDWQEQIIRDLFGILKPDGYRQFNTAYVEIPKKMGKSELAAAIALLLTCGDGEERAEVYGCAADRQQASIVFEVAADMVRMCPALNKRVKLLASTKRLVYLPTNSFYQVLSAEAYSKHGFNIHGVVFDELHTQPNRKLFDVMTKGSGDARTQPLYFLITTAGTDTQSICYETHQKAVDIIEGRKYDPTFYPVIYGAKEEDDWTDPKVWKKANPSLGITVSIDKVRAACESAKQNPAEENSFRQLRLNQWVKQSVRWMPMAKWDACAFPVIPESLEGRVCYGGLDLSSTTDITAFVLVFPPEDETDKYIVLPYFWMPEDNIDLRVRRDHVQYDLWEKQGYILTTEGNVVHYGYIERFIEELGEKYNIREIAFDRWGAVQMVQNLEGLGFTVVPFGQGFKDMSPPTKELMKLTLEERIAHGGHPVLRWMMDNIFIKTDPAGNVKPDKEKSTEKIDGAVATIMALDRAIRCGSGNSGDSVYDERGLIIF comes from the coding sequence ATGCGGAAACTGAAGAAATATAAGCCGACCGCCTTTATAGCTGATGGGTCATATTACGATAAGGATGCTGCTGATTACGCTGTAGCTTTTATCGAAGCACTCTCCCATACGAAAGGTTTATGGGCAGGTAAGCCTTTTGAACTTATCGATTGGCAGGAGCAAATAATCCGTGATTTATTCGGAATTTTAAAGCCAGATGGATATCGGCAGTTTAACACTGCTTATGTAGAGATACCTAAAAAGATGGGAAAAAGCGAGCTTGCCGCAGCAATCGCACTTCTCCTTACATGTGGAGATGGTGAAGAACGGGCGGAGGTGTATGGTTGTGCCGCCGACCGCCAGCAGGCATCAATTGTATTTGAAGTAGCAGCCGATATGGTGCGGATGTGTCCAGCGCTGAATAAACGAGTGAAGTTGCTGGCTTCAACTAAACGACTGGTGTACCTGCCGACCAACAGCTTTTATCAGGTATTGTCGGCTGAAGCCTACTCAAAACACGGCTTCAATATACATGGTGTTGTTTTTGATGAACTTCATACTCAGCCAAATAGGAAACTATTTGATGTTATGACAAAAGGGTCTGGTGATGCGAGGACCCAACCACTATATTTTCTTATCACCACTGCAGGGACGGATACTCAGAGTATTTGCTATGAAACACACCAAAAAGCGGTTGATATTATTGAGGGCAGAAAATACGATCCTACTTTTTATCCCGTAATCTACGGTGCCAAAGAAGAGGATGATTGGACTGATCCTAAAGTATGGAAGAAAGCAAATCCAAGCTTAGGAATTACAGTAAGTATCGATAAAGTTAGAGCAGCTTGTGAAAGCGCAAAGCAGAACCCTGCTGAGGAAAATAGCTTTCGACAACTGCGCCTGAACCAGTGGGTTAAGCAATCTGTCCGTTGGATGCCAATGGCAAAATGGGATGCCTGTGCATTTCCAGTTATTCCAGAAAGTCTTGAAGGGCGGGTATGTTATGGAGGGCTTGACCTATCTTCTACAACAGACATTACAGCCTTTGTGTTGGTGTTCCCACCGGAGGATGAAACAGATAAGTACATTGTTCTTCCGTATTTTTGGATGCCAGAGGACAACATTGACCTCCGAGTCCGAAGGGACCATGTCCAATACGATCTTTGGGAGAAGCAAGGTTATATTCTAACCACAGAAGGAAATGTAGTGCATTACGGCTACATTGAGCGGTTTATTGAGGAACTTGGAGAAAAGTATAACATTCGAGAAATTGCTTTTGACCGTTGGGGAGCTGTTCAAATGGTTCAGAACCTTGAAGGATTAGGCTTTACTGTCGTTCCTTTCGGTCAAGGCTTTAAAGATATGTCACCACCAACCAAAGAACTGATGAAATTGACATTAGAAGAAAGAATAGCACACGGTGGGCATCCAGTGCTTCGTTGGATGATGGACAACATCTTTATAAAAACTGATCCGGCAGGTAACGTGAAGCCGGACAAGGAAAAAAGCACAGAAAAAATAGATGGCGCGGTGGCGACCATTATGGCACTCGACCGTGCCATCCGTTGTGGCTCAGGTAATAGTGGAGATTCGGTGTATGACGAGAGAGGTTTGATTATCTTTTAA
- a CDS encoding gamma-glutamylcyclotransferase family protein, producing the protein MKNKLYLAYGSNLNLKQMANRCPTAKVVGASQINDHRLLFRGVHAGAVATIEPFEGGNVPVLVWEITPIDEAALDRYEGWPFLYRKETIKVKLGSKTVKAMVYIMNDGRPLGQPSCYYYSTILEGYKSAGFDVEILRKATTDSVESEEVANE; encoded by the coding sequence ATGAAGAATAAATTATATCTTGCCTATGGCTCCAACCTTAACCTAAAACAAATGGCCAACAGATGCCCCACAGCGAAGGTGGTAGGAGCAAGCCAAATCAATGACCACCGTCTATTATTTAGAGGGGTACACGCGGGTGCTGTGGCGACAATCGAGCCTTTTGAGGGTGGCAACGTACCAGTTTTAGTGTGGGAGATTACACCGATCGATGAAGCGGCACTTGACCGTTACGAGGGATGGCCGTTCCTTTATCGAAAGGAAACAATAAAAGTGAAGTTGGGAAGCAAAACCGTCAAGGCGATGGTCTACATCATGAATGATGGTAGACCGCTTGGACAGCCGAGTTGTTATTATTACAGTACAATTTTAGAAGGCTATAAGAGTGCGGGCTTCGATGTGGAAATCCTGCGCAAAGCGACAACCGATTCAGTAGAATCGGAGGAGGTAGCCAATGAATGA
- a CDS encoding DUF5049 domain-containing protein, whose product MNEIIKQQILSIRESGVTNMFDVDRVQYEANERGFYELVVYLIDHKAEYAHFILTGEVDENK is encoded by the coding sequence ATGAATGAGATAATTAAGCAACAAATCCTTTCCATCCGAGAAAGTGGAGTCACAAATATGTTTGATGTGGACCGAGTACAGTATGAGGCAAATGAACGAGGGTTTTATGAATTGGTAGTCTATTTAATAGACCATAAAGCGGAATATGCTCATTTCATACTGACGGGGGAAGTGGATGAAAATAAGTAA
- a CDS encoding MerR family transcriptional regulator — protein sequence MLINEVSKLTGLTKKAIEYYIERGLVSPSTLNNGYRDFSQEDVEQLKKIAILRKLGISTDDINIVLSDESRNTLQTLSVQKELDIQRESAKKSILDKLSSGKSYSEISAELELIENSKTIIEKLLEAFPGYYGRFICLHFARFLNEPIKTVSQQVAYDKVISFLDNSPSFNLPDDLQEYLIENTKDIGTLQIKEMIDETKKSIENPDDFLSNNKEILEQYLAYKKSEEYLESPANKIMVYMKEFNSTSGYNEVFIPALKELSPSYAEYYKQLEIANKKLIAQYPEIEKLNK from the coding sequence ATGTTAATTAATGAAGTTAGTAAACTTACAGGGTTAACAAAAAAAGCAATTGAATATTATATAGAACGGGGCTTAGTATCGCCCTCCACTTTAAATAACGGGTATAGGGATTTCAGCCAAGAAGATGTTGAGCAACTGAAGAAGATTGCTATTCTTAGAAAACTAGGGATAAGTACGGATGACATAAATATAGTATTGTCAGATGAATCAAGAAACACCTTGCAAACTTTATCTGTACAAAAAGAGCTGGATATTCAAAGAGAAAGTGCAAAAAAATCAATTCTTGATAAATTAAGCAGTGGTAAAAGTTATTCTGAAATCAGTGCAGAATTGGAGCTGATTGAAAACAGTAAAACAATTATAGAAAAACTTTTAGAGGCCTTTCCAGGGTATTATGGTAGATTTATTTGTCTACACTTTGCGCGGTTTTTGAACGAACCTATCAAAACAGTGAGCCAACAAGTAGCTTATGACAAAGTAATTTCTTTTTTGGATAATTCACCATCATTTAATTTACCAGACGATTTACAGGAGTATTTAATTGAAAATACTAAGGATATTGGTACATTACAAATTAAAGAAATGATTGACGAAACTAAGAAATCTATTGAGAACCCAGATGATTTTCTTTCAAATAACAAAGAAATACTGGAGCAATATTTGGCATATAAAAAGTCGGAGGAATATTTAGAATCACCTGCGAACAAAATTATGGTGTATATGAAAGAGTTTAATAGTACAAGTGGATATAATGAAGTGTTTATTCCGGCATTAAAAGAGTTAAGCCCTTCCTATGCCGAATATTATAAACAGCTGGAAATAGCAAATAAAAAATTGATAGCTCAATATCCAGAAATTGAAAAATTAAATAAATGA